AAAACTGAGCTGCCTGCGGCGTGCTGTTTCAGGCATGCCGCGCTGCCTACTCTGCCGCCTCCCCTCTCACCGATGGCAGGCAGATGTCTTCCGCTCCTTCCCCCGCAACCGCAGCGCCGGTGGTCGATTTCTTCCACGACGTAGTCTGCGGCTGGTGCTTCGTGCTGGCCCCGCGCCTGCAGCAGGTCTCCGCCGAACTCGGCATCCAGGTGCGTCATCGCAGCTTCGTGCTGCAGGACTCGCGCGCGCAGATGGTCAAGGTGTTCGGCTCGATGCAGTGCGCCAAGGCAATCATCCTGCGCCACTGGACCGACTGCGCCGCGCATGAAGACAGCGCGCGCATCGATATCGAAGGCATGCGCGCACAGGATTTCGAGTATCCCTCCGGCTGGCTCGGCGCACTGGCCTGCCAGGCCGCAGGGCTGCTGGGCGGCAACGAGGCCCATGGCACGATGTTCGATGCCGTGCAGTGGGCTCACCTGCACCAGCACCGCAACATCGGCGATGCCGAGGTGCTGCTGGATATCGCCGAATCGCTGGGCCACCCACGCGGTGCCTTCGCTGGCCACATGCGCAGCGACGAAGTCCGCCAGCGCGTGCAGTCCGACCGCAGCGAAGCCGCTGCCCTCGGCATCCGCTCCATTCCCACCGTGATCAGCGGCAACGGTCTGCGCCTGCAGACCCTGCCGTTGCCGCAACTACGCCAGGCCCTGGCCCCTCTGGTCGCGGCCTGAGCCGCACCTTCCCCCACTCTGCAAGGAGATTCCCCCATGACCTCACGTCCCTTGGCCACCGCACTGTCCCTGCTGCTGGCCGGCACCGCCGCATCCACCACCGTGCATGCACATGAACGCGTTCCCTCCGGCCAGCAGGTCGGCACCAGCCCCTGGGGGCCGAAGGACGAGATCGGCCGCCTCAACCTGATCACCGAAGCTTCGCGCGCGGCGATCCTGTCGCGGGTCAGCGGCGGCAAGGCCTATGACCTGGCGACCGAGTACTACGTCGGCATGCCCAGCTGGCAGGACGCCGGTGACCCGCACTACCAGTTCTGGATGACCCACACCCCACGCGGCACGGTGATGGACGACCCGATGGGCGTGGGTGAAAGCATGAACCTGACCCGCAGCTACACCGGCACCGCGTTCTCGATGTACAGCCACACGGGCACCCACATCGATGCGCTGAACCATTTCGGCATCCACGGAAAGATCTGGAACGGCTTCGAGGCCGACCAGCATCTCGGCGATCGCGGCTGGAACGTCACTGGCATCGAGAAGTTCCCGCCGCTGATCGCGCGTGGCGTGCTGATCGACGTCGCCGGGACCAAGGGCGTGGACATGCTGCCGGACAGCTACCGGGTCACCCGCCAGGACCTGAAGGATGCGCTGGCACGCCAGAACGTGAAGCTGCAGCAGGGTGACATTGTGCTGATCCGCACCGGCCGCATGCGCCTGTTTGAACAGCCGAAGGCGTACATGGCCAACCCGCCGGGCATGGGCCTGGACGCGGCGCGCTTCCTGGTCGAAGACAGCGGCGCGATGATCGTCGGTGCCGACAACCTCAGCTTCGAGACCTTCCCCTCGGAGGTGTCCGACGACTACGTTCCGCTGCACACCTACCTGCTGGCCCAGCAGGGCGCACCGATCATCGAACTGGTGGCGCTGGACGAACTGGCCCGCGACAAGGTCTACGAGTTCGCCTTCATCGGCGGCCCGTTGAAGATCCGCGGCGGCGATGCTGCGCCGTTGCGTCCGGTTGCGCTGCCGGTGCGCCCGTAACCGGAATACCCGTGCCGGTGGGTGCCGGCCTTGGCCGTGCATGGCCTGGATCTGCCGGGCTCCCTCCCGTAGATCCACGTCATGCGGGATGCTTTACCCCTTC
Above is a genomic segment from Stenotrophomonas sp. ESTM1D_MKCIP4_1 containing:
- a CDS encoding cyclase family protein gives rise to the protein MTSRPLATALSLLLAGTAASTTVHAHERVPSGQQVGTSPWGPKDEIGRLNLITEASRAAILSRVSGGKAYDLATEYYVGMPSWQDAGDPHYQFWMTHTPRGTVMDDPMGVGESMNLTRSYTGTAFSMYSHTGTHIDALNHFGIHGKIWNGFEADQHLGDRGWNVTGIEKFPPLIARGVLIDVAGTKGVDMLPDSYRVTRQDLKDALARQNVKLQQGDIVLIRTGRMRLFEQPKAYMANPPGMGLDAARFLVEDSGAMIVGADNLSFETFPSEVSDDYVPLHTYLLAQQGAPIIELVALDELARDKVYEFAFIGGPLKIRGGDAAPLRPVALPVRP
- a CDS encoding DsbA family protein; the protein is MSSAPSPATAAPVVDFFHDVVCGWCFVLAPRLQQVSAELGIQVRHRSFVLQDSRAQMVKVFGSMQCAKAIILRHWTDCAAHEDSARIDIEGMRAQDFEYPSGWLGALACQAAGLLGGNEAHGTMFDAVQWAHLHQHRNIGDAEVLLDIAESLGHPRGAFAGHMRSDEVRQRVQSDRSEAAALGIRSIPTVISGNGLRLQTLPLPQLRQALAPLVAA